Proteins co-encoded in one Dasypus novemcinctus isolate mDasNov1 chromosome 6, mDasNov1.1.hap2, whole genome shotgun sequence genomic window:
- the PPP1R3C gene encoding protein phosphatase 1 regulatory subunit 3C isoform X1 translates to MSCTRMIQVLDPRPLTSSVMPVDVAMRLCLAHSPPLKSFLGPYGDFHRRNFVNKLKPLKPCLNIKQEAKSQNDWKHSHNQGKKRVVFADSKGLSLTAIHVFSDCPEEPAWDLQFDLLDLSDISSGLKLHEEKNLILDFPQPSSDYLSFRNHFQKNFVCLENCSLQERAVTGTVKVKNVSFEKKVQIRITFDTWKSHSDVDCVYMKNVYGGSDSDTFSFAIDLPPVVPTEEKIEFCVSYQANGQVFWDNNEGQNYRIVHVQWKPDGVQTQMTAQDCAFHPAPPKTELESTVFGSPRLARGLFPEWQSWGRMENLASYR, encoded by the coding sequence AATGATCCAGGTTTTAGATCCACGGCCTTTGACAAGTTCAGTCATGCCAGTGGATGTTGCCATGAGGCTCTGCTTGGCTCATTCACCACCTCTCAAGAGCTTCTTGGGCCCTTATGGTGATTTTCATCGAAGAAATTTTGTGAACAAATTAAAGCCTCTGAAACCATGCCTCAATATTAAACAGGAAGCCAAATCGCAGAACGACTGGAAGCATTCACACAACCAAGGCAAGAAGCGGGTTGTGTTTGCTGACTCCAAGGGCCTCTCTCTCACTGCCATCCATGTCTTCTCTGACTGCCCAGAAGAACCCGCATGGGATCTCCAGTTTGATCTCTTAGACCTTAGTGACATCTCCTCTGGCTTAAAACTCCATGAGGAGAAAAACTTGATTTTAGATTTCCCTCAGCCTTCAAGTGATTACCTAAGTTTCCGGAACCACTTTCAGAAGAACTTTGTCTGTCTGGAGAACTGCTCTTTGCAAGAGCGTGCAGTGACTGGGACTGTGAAAGTAAAAAACGTGAGCTTTGAGAAGAAGGTTCAGATCCGTATCACTTTTGATACTTGGAAAAGCCACTCTGATGTGGACTGTGTCTACATGAAAAATGTGTATGGTGGCTCAGATAGCGACACCTTCTCATTTGCCATTGACTTACCCCCTGTCGTTCCAACTGAGGAGAAAATTGAGTTCTGCGTTTCCTACCAGGCCAATGGGCAGGTCTTCTGGGACAACAACGAGGGTCAGAATTATAGAATTGTCCATGTGCAATGGAAACCTGATGGGGTGCAGACACAGATGACAGCCCAGGACTGTGCATTCCACCCAGCACCTCCCAAAACAGAATTGGAATCAACAGTCTTTGGCAGTCCGAGGCTGGCTAGAGGGCTCTTCCCAGaatggcagagctggggcagAATGGAGAACTTGGCTTCTTATCGGTGA
- the PPP1R3C gene encoding protein phosphatase 1 regulatory subunit 3C isoform X2: protein MIQVLDPRPLTSSVMPVDVAMRLCLAHSPPLKSFLGPYGDFHRRNFVNKLKPLKPCLNIKQEAKSQNDWKHSHNQGKKRVVFADSKGLSLTAIHVFSDCPEEPAWDLQFDLLDLSDISSGLKLHEEKNLILDFPQPSSDYLSFRNHFQKNFVCLENCSLQERAVTGTVKVKNVSFEKKVQIRITFDTWKSHSDVDCVYMKNVYGGSDSDTFSFAIDLPPVVPTEEKIEFCVSYQANGQVFWDNNEGQNYRIVHVQWKPDGVQTQMTAQDCAFHPAPPKTELESTVFGSPRLARGLFPEWQSWGRMENLASYR from the coding sequence ATGATCCAGGTTTTAGATCCACGGCCTTTGACAAGTTCAGTCATGCCAGTGGATGTTGCCATGAGGCTCTGCTTGGCTCATTCACCACCTCTCAAGAGCTTCTTGGGCCCTTATGGTGATTTTCATCGAAGAAATTTTGTGAACAAATTAAAGCCTCTGAAACCATGCCTCAATATTAAACAGGAAGCCAAATCGCAGAACGACTGGAAGCATTCACACAACCAAGGCAAGAAGCGGGTTGTGTTTGCTGACTCCAAGGGCCTCTCTCTCACTGCCATCCATGTCTTCTCTGACTGCCCAGAAGAACCCGCATGGGATCTCCAGTTTGATCTCTTAGACCTTAGTGACATCTCCTCTGGCTTAAAACTCCATGAGGAGAAAAACTTGATTTTAGATTTCCCTCAGCCTTCAAGTGATTACCTAAGTTTCCGGAACCACTTTCAGAAGAACTTTGTCTGTCTGGAGAACTGCTCTTTGCAAGAGCGTGCAGTGACTGGGACTGTGAAAGTAAAAAACGTGAGCTTTGAGAAGAAGGTTCAGATCCGTATCACTTTTGATACTTGGAAAAGCCACTCTGATGTGGACTGTGTCTACATGAAAAATGTGTATGGTGGCTCAGATAGCGACACCTTCTCATTTGCCATTGACTTACCCCCTGTCGTTCCAACTGAGGAGAAAATTGAGTTCTGCGTTTCCTACCAGGCCAATGGGCAGGTCTTCTGGGACAACAACGAGGGTCAGAATTATAGAATTGTCCATGTGCAATGGAAACCTGATGGGGTGCAGACACAGATGACAGCCCAGGACTGTGCATTCCACCCAGCACCTCCCAAAACAGAATTGGAATCAACAGTCTTTGGCAGTCCGAGGCTGGCTAGAGGGCTCTTCCCAGaatggcagagctggggcagAATGGAGAACTTGGCTTCTTATCGGTGA